Within the Kluyveromyces lactis strain NRRL Y-1140 chromosome A complete sequence genome, the region AAACTATTTGGATCAAGCGGAATGGACTGAAATTGTAACTCGAATCAATTCACTCTTAGAGGCTGCATACAACCCAATAACCAGAAGAAATTTTGTCAACGTCATATTGGACCTCTTGACACTGAACTTATGGAGTATCATCGAGCCATACCTGTTCGTTAACCCGTTGCAATCAGTTGAAGACTATGTCTCGGAAATCAATCGATCGGAATCGTTCAGATTGAAGGGCATAAAGATCATTCCGCCCCGAGAAAGCTCATATCTATCGGTATGTATAGATAGCCCAGCATGGATTAAACCATGCACAGCCATAAATGAACCCTTACTAACCCATTGTGACACCCTTATCGTCCTTCTTTAACCAGCTTGATGTTGTAACACCGATGCCCAATCACTGTTGACGGCGTTGAAACCTTTAAGGAAACATGCAAAGGAAACAAAGCAAAGAATGACACTTTAATAACCACCACATGACTGATTTGCTTGAAAGGATTCTGTTGATGTGGTCTAATCAACCTATAAAGGGCACGAAGCATAGCATCAGATAATAAGCTTACATACGCTTTGCTCTGTTGCATACACACAAACCTGCTGAGCGGGATATTACTTATATTTTAGAATGCCGAATGTCATGAACACGCCCAGCGTGACTGATATTAAAGATGACCCGATTACTAGTTATGTCATTAAGAACTACTACAAGAGGGCCAATAAGGGCGCCGAAATGACAGAAGAACAGAGTCGCAATGATTCTGGACAAGATGAACCGCAGTTGAACTTTTTCTCCTCGCTGTGCAATAGCTTTTACAAATTTATTAGGGGAGCCGATAGTACTCATGAACAAATAGCTCGTCTCATAGAGCAGAAACAGAATGCGAGATCTTTACAGGAATGGCTTGCGGCGGCAACGAAGCTAGACGATATTACAAATGCTGAACAATGGAAATCAAAGCGGGAGTCTGTATTGTATGATTATTGCCTTGTCGAATCCAGCACAGAAGCGATGAAAAAAGCGCGCTTGGCAAAGGATTGGCCTAACCTCTTATATCTTATAAGAACCACTTGGGTTCGGAACCGTGGTGGTATGGGGAATGTAAACCTTTATAGGCATTCGTATGTTGGAACCAAGCATATCATTGAGGATTACGTGGCAGAATCGTCTAGATCTTTACAAGAACTAGTTTATAATTCAGATTTGGACGACACTTACTTGCTGGGGATGCTCACACAgacaagaaagaatataGGTAGAACCGCATTAGTGTTGAGTGGTGGTGGCACCTTTGGATTGTTCCACATCGGTATCCTTGTGACGCTTTTCGAGCAAGAATTACTTCCTCGAGTAATCAGCGGCAGTAGTGCTGGTGCAATTGTTGCTTCGATTCTTGCTTCTAGACAAGAACATGAACTCATGGGCTTAATGGATGAAATCCTCGTAAAAGACTTCAATATCTTTAAAGATGACTTAGAAATGAGCGAAAGTGAAAACCTTCTTATAAAGATCTCCCGGTTCTTCAAGAATGGTACTTGGTTTGACAACAAAAATCTTGTTAGTACaatgatcaatttcttggGGAACCTTACCTTCAGGGAAGCATATAACAGGAGCGggaagattttgaatattaCAGTCTCGCCTGCATCCGTTCATGAACAACCGCGGCTTTTGAACAATCTAACATCTCCGAATGTCTTGATTTGGTCCGCGGTTTGTGCCTCTTGTTCTCTGCCTGGCATTTTTCCATCTTCTCCCTTGTACGAAAAGGATCCAAAGACCGGAGAAACAAAACAGTGGAATTCAAGTTCGGTCAAGTTTGTCGATGGATCAGTCGACAATGATTTACCGGTTTCCAAACTTTCTGAGATGTTCAACGTTGACCATATTATTGCATGTCAGGTCAACATACACGTCTTCCCCTTTTTGAAGTTATCTGTATCCTGCGTAGGAGGAGAAATAGAAGATGAGTTCAGTGCAAGATTCAAGATGGCATTAGGGAAAGTTTACAAATACATGGCCAGCGAAGTGATACATGCATTAGAGATTGCTACCGAAATTGGTATCGGAACCAATGTCCTGACAAAGCTAAGATCAGTGTTGTCACAACAATATAGCGGTGATATCACTATACTTCCTGAAATGAATACACTACTACGATTCAACGAACTACTATCTAATCCCACCCAAGAATTTCTACTAAGGGAAGCTACTAATGGTGTTCGTGCTAGTTGgccaaaaatatcaatcaTAAAAAATCACTGTGgtcaagaatttgaactAGATAAGATGATTAATTATCTAAAGGGGAAGATCATATCTAATACAGATATCAAAGGAAATCCCttccaaatttcaaatcGGGACGTTCCTTTGATTAACAGTCCAGTTCTTGCTAATAGCGAAAAGAAGGCAATACAAGTATTTGATGATGTGCTATTAAATGCTGATAATTTGGATAACTTTATGGTAGTACCCGACGGAACAGGTTCCTTAAAATCACAAGATTTAAACAATCCTCCGAGATATTCAAATGAGTTTGGAAGCAGGGCGCACAACCGTCGCAAATCAGACTCTGCAACCAACGGAAATCGAAAGGGTAAGCGTCATAACTCTATATCGCTACCATattcgtcttcatcttcgcCATTATCAGAGAAGAAGTATTCTATGATAAATTTCCGTCCTTCGTTTGACAAAAAGACGAGCACAGGCGATCTACAGGTAAGGAAACCGTACCCATATCCTCCAAAGAGCAGCAGTTTCTCTAGAATCGATTACGATCCGAGATCCAATTCTCTGACTCCGATACTTGATCATGCTGTGGGAACCCGCAGGGATGACTCAATTTTACACTCTGATGTGAAATCTAATCCCAACTCTCCCTTGAGGTTAAGAACGAAAAGCTCCGTTTCAAGAAGAGCATCTCGAAAGAATCCCGATACTGCGTAACAAAAGTGCTCCGACTGAAGTGCACGCCTTTACTCATCCTCTGTGATTATTTAACTATGTATAAATGCTATTATTTAACGGTACCAAAATGAATTCACACCGAATTTTTCCCATTGTTGCTTATTGAAGGCACACTCAATGTTTTCAACGTAGCCATTACGTTCAATATCCTTGACCGTTGTGGCCGATATATGAGAACATCCATCGATAACCAAAGTTTTAAGTGTTATTCCATTATCAAAGAGTTCTCTTATAATGTCATAAAGTTGATATCCTTGCATAGAAGGATTAAACGACAGGTCCAACCTACTTAATGAACCAATTTCTGATATGACAAGTGCTAACTGCCTGAAAGCTCTAACCTGGTGAGAACTCATATTCGGTACACTGAGATCCCTTAGATGCGTCATATGCCGTAAAAACAGAAATGCAGTACTTTCTATGTCTGTCCTTGGGTAAAGTTCATCTGACATTTCGAATACATTTCCGATGTTTAGCTTTCTAATAGAAGGAAGTTCATTTAACAACCTATATAGCACACTTCTTGCAATGGCAGAGTTCATGATGTCTAAAGTCTGGACCGCTCCAAGATTTGCAAGAATGGGTTCGATTTGTTCATCGGTCCACATTTGGCCATTGAAGCTCCTATTAGATTCAGTGGAACTTTCCCTAAAGGTGAAATATTTTAAGCGCTTCAAAACGTTTGGCTCTTGCAAGCTCTGTAAGAATCCCATCAAAGACAAACCGGTGTTCCGCTCTAGCCAAAGATCCGTGAGGTTGGGGAACTTTTTTATCCAATCTGCAGTCTGGTTAAATCTGAAATCACGGTTGGTAACAATAAGTTTTGACACATTGGCAAACCGCAGGGTGTCCGAAGAAAAGATGCAAGCAAACGGCGTGGGACCTGTCCATCCATTATCTTTGAATATTAACTTAATGGATTGTAAGGAACGACTTATATTGTCATTGTTCGGAAACTGCAATTGTCTGCGTCTGTGTATGGAAGAATTTCTACCTGGCACCATAGCGGTCCCAATAAGTACCTCgattttctttaaattaTCGATACGTTCAAGGAAAACAACATCCTCATCTGCCCAATGGTTAGGATCATAATGGCCAAAGACAGAGAACTCTTGAAGATTCGCAATCAATTTTTCCTTATCCGAGATCAATTGAAGTACCttcaagatattcaaattaGTGAATTGTAAGACCAGTTTCTTCACTTCCTGGTCCAATCCGTTGAACAGTAACTGTGAACACTTAGCTTCTTCATTAGTGGCCATTACAGAGAAGTTCAGATATTGAATGACGGAGCTCACACACCGTTTCGTTTTCACGAACCTTAACAGTGAATTAATCTTCGAATAATTTGTCTTGGGAACACTTAAATAGTCTATAATCATTGGAGTGGTCGATAGTTTTCGATACCAAAATTTGGATACCAGCATACATGATGTGATATCCTTTGTATCCAATCGCCGCATGATAGATATCACAAGTTCTGTTGGGAAAGTTTGGATAGGGTCTATAGTTGCTCGTTTCATTTTCTTATTCATCGTTGAACCGTCATGGTCTTGATCTGTATCGGAGACAAGGTCATTTTCCTCAATGTCCTCATTGTTAACTAGTTTCTGCTCTATTAAAACACGCTTCTTACTTGGTATCTGTTCGGAATTCCTAGCCCCGGATTCAGCATCATTGCTATTAACCAACTGCATAGCgttccttttcaataattccTCGTACCGATCACTGAAAAGCTTCTCATGTACCGGAGACACGAGAACCCCGCGTTCCTTCAACTCTTTCACAAGTTTCCTTCCGCTCTTGTATACCTGCCTTGCCCTATCACCCTTATCAGCCAGCTCGTACGACTTCCCGAGCCTTAACAAGGCCCTAGTACTAGACGGTTCAATCTTGCAGAAATACTGTGATTCCTTAACGGCTCGTGCATAGTCGCCAACTTTCATCAAACACGATATCCTGCTATCCAATAGTTTCACGTACAGAGGATGGTAAGCCTTACTCTCATCGTAAGCACATCTCTTGGGCATTCCAGCACGTATACGAATATTTTCCACCATTTCCATCGGATACGATCGTGACACTTTCATGGCTTTTGAGAAAAGACCCAACGCCTTGGAATATTCCCTACATTGCATCCATTTCAGCCCCAGCTCATAAGTCCTAGTCAGCAGCCCATCGTCTAAAGCATCGATTTCTTCACCCATTGGTTCATTGTTAATTTTACAACAAAATGATGCGTCACCAGTTGCTCTCTTTATCTACAGATTAAAGTGTCACTGTTTTCCGCACTGCGTTCTTTACGGAGATTTTACCAACCAGTTAATCTCACTCTACCCACTGCTACAGTCGTGCAGAATGGCATTAACACAATGCACCCGGTTATATCCTACATGTTTTTCCATAAAGAGATATGTTCAGGGTCCAATTCTTACTTCGAACATCAATTCTAAATCGCACGATTTAACCTTTCAACGTTGATATATAAGGTAAATAATGACAAAACACGTTGATATGACTGGTCTTTGGCACTAATTGTGTGCGTTATACGTCAGGACTGCAATTTGAATCAAGATTGGTAGCGGTAATAGACACTAGTGAGAGGTGAACACGGATACACGTTTGATTAACCATGTCTCAGCTGCTAGAACCTTTACTTTCGGCAGTATTCCTATTCTTTGCGACATTAGGAACGGGGCTTATCCCGGTGATGTACATGAGTAAGCTAGCTGAGAAGGGAGACTCTGGCATGGGGTACTTGAAGTATGTGTCTGATTTCGGTATTGGTATGTTGTTAGGTACTTCTTGTTTACTAGTGATACCGGAAGGTGTCGAGAAATTCGGTGATAAGGGTGGCCGTGGGTTTGGGATCAGTTTGTTATTGGGATTCATGATTCTATATGGACTAGATAGGTTCTTACATGCACTGCAAGCTGGTCACATCTTAAGTGGTTCGTTTGATGCTTCTGCTGCGCCTGATCCTCTTGAGAGGAATATCGATTTGATCAATCCAAGGAAGACGGTGCCATTTATCTTAACGAACAATATCGTATTCGCGTTGGTAATCCATGCATTCTCTGATGGACTGGCGTTGGGGATTGCCGAATCCTACGATTCGTTGAAATTCGTGATGTTGATCGCCATTATTATACATAAAATTCCTGCGACGCTTTCCTTGACGGGGATTATGATTTCGAAACAGAGATTACCCAAACTACAAGTAATCTCTAATCTTATTGCATTCAGTATATCCACACCGTTCGGGTTGCTATTCGTGATCCTGATGAGATTCGTCAGCAAGGACCTAATCGAGAAAATGAGCGATGGGCTATTGGTTCTGAGCGGTAGTAGTTTATTGTATGCTTCATTGCTTGCGTTGATCTCACCAAGTAAGGACCAGGAACAACAGTTACAGAATGATGGCCCGATCCCAGTGTCGGGTTCTGTTTTAGAGATGGGCGAAGGTGTTACCACTGAAGAGAAAATAGAACAAGAATCACTTCCAGATGTCAGATTGTTACTCTTGGGTATCTTTATCCCGTTAATGATCTCTTTCTTCGCTCCTCATGATAGCTAAAGCCAATCAGGAAACTCCTCTTTTAGATAATACATTATACACGAGACAAATCACATGTATAAAGACCTGTATATTTGAATAGATAGGTACATGTGGGCACAAATCCTCTTCTATTTACGTTTGagacttcttcttttcaaccaTTTATCCTTTGATTTCATGACACtggtttccttttttgGAGCCAGTGTCTTAGATACCTTCATCGACGATAGCAAGTTCACAGTGACAGGTCCTTTCTGTATTTGGGTCTTTCTCAATTCCCTTAGTgatctcttcttttgtttccgtaattcttcttttagggcctgttcttcttctctttgcGCTTCTGCCGAGAAAGTAATATGTTTCGGCGTAGCCTTTGCGAAGGAAGATGCAGATCCACTTTCTAGCTCATCAAAGAACTCTTGTGGTAACTCTTCCGGCTCATCATTATCCGAACCCTGCTGCGCTACTAATTGTCGTTCAAACTCTAACATCTTTTCTCTCTGTTTCTCCTCCTCAGACTCGagcagcttcttcttcttctctagCTGCTGTTGCTTGAACACTTTCTCGTTCTTTCGTCTCTTCTCTCTAGCTGCCTCTTCTTGTAACCTTGCAGCCTCTTCTCTTTCCTGAATCCTTTTCTCTATAGCATCTTTCCCACTACTCAagccttcttcttctggcGCATCGCTATCACTCTCACTCTCACTTTCACTTTCACCATTCGCTTCTGCTTTTGTTGGTTTGAGAGCATCTAGGGTAGAGTTGCCCTCATCAGCTGTATGGAATGAATCATCCgcatcatcatcgaacTTCAAGTGTCTCTTCGCTACCAGTGCAGCACCAGAACCTAgaactttcttcaaacccATTGTTATATTTCTCAGTAAACTCTTGCCACTTGTCTAATCCAATGCACAATTGAACAGAAACACTGACAGAACGGTAACACGACCTGCTTCATGGACTAGTTCCAGTGgttcatctcatctcatctcatcgctttgtccaaatttttcacttcgaaaagaaatgataCGTAAATAGAGGTCACGTGCTGAAGATTTTGTTCCTGACACTGGACTACGAGTAGAATGCTCATCACCCGTTAACGGACTGTGCTGTGTATTGGCTGGTTCTGGTGCTATTTGTTGGTTAGATTATATCAATTTATATCAACTTTATTGCTATGCTAATGGTATTTAATGTGTAGCTTGCAGTACTGAAACATCATGACACTTTAAACTCAATATCACAGAACTGGGTACCAAAAAGCATTCTTGCCACGTCTGTACCCATTATCCAGCATATACATGCCTTTATAATAACCAAGAGATATGATCTACCAGTTCCTGTTACTAAAGAATATATTATCCCAATGACACAGATGGTGATTAGGATATAAGTTATGATGACAGGATATCTTGCGTATAGCATTTGCAAGAACCGACTTAACGGACTGGTAAATGGTGATTCCCTGGATGGGGGAATTGAGGGTGACTGCACGGGGTCGCCTGAACATGGCTGATCGCTTGATGGTGGTGGTATTGGAATTGGCAACGAGGGTGTTGACCAGCAATGTATCTGTGCAGTGGGGTTGGACTCTGGGGAAATTGTTTGGTATGTTGTCAAATCAGGCAACTGTGATTCTAGTAGCGGTGACGATTCCTCCGCGACGCCGATATGACCCTTTTCTAAATCGCTGGCATTATATACCAAAGAGTCACTAACATTTCCATCAGGTAATGGTCCTACTATTATCCTAGTTGGTGTGCTGATTGGAACAGACTCCGGATGTGGTGAAGATTCCACAATGCGGACAGATTTATTCTCATGTTCGTGCGTGCCATCAACAGGTCTTAATATAGACTTGATTGGTATGGGAGTGCTGCTTTTCTGGCTACTGCTCTCACCGGATTGCATTGGTGGGTCCAGTTGTTTGGGTTTAGGTTTGGGTTTGGGTTTAGGTTTCGCTGCTGAAGCTGGTGCGTAAGTGATTGGTTTATTTCGACGTTTAGGCGAAAACCGCTTATTCAATAAGCTCTTCATATGATTTAGCTCTGTACAGTAGAAGCTGACGTTCTCTCTAAATATCTAGATTCAGATCTCGACCTTGAACGGTTGGAGAACGTCTTATGTCGTGTTCTCTATTAAAACGTTTGTGGCTGGGATCTAAATTCAGTTCAATTTGACGTCTGGAAAACTGACACAAGGAATTACCGGCGATTGAACAGCCGTGTCACTTCAAAATCGGGGGTTTAGTAGGGTGTAACCATCTGTAACAACAGGACAGCTATCTTGGAGAGCCCGTGCTTCTAAGTGCATCGCTCTGTGTTTTCTCTTGTGAGGTGGTATCATTTATTGCAATATAGGATgaatatcacgtgaccatAAGGTCTCCGGTTAAAGGTGATCTAGATATATTGACCGTCAATATGATCACACAGGTTGTAACACCAGTTCCGTGCATTCTTCTGCTCTAACTAAGAAAGGTTGTAGTTCACTTCAGGGACGGTTAGAAACCAACTCTTTCCATCGTATCCTTCATTATTCACAACTCCGCCACTATATTACAAAACATTTAAttaattcatcaaagagATTAACACTTTGAACACTGTATATCTGGAAATCAGAGAAACATATGCTGTTGTCAAGCCTCTTAGTGTCGGTAAAGACTCAAGGTCAATTGATACTAGTATAATGGCTGATCTTTACGAGGCTAGAGTTAGTTCTGGCGGTTTGTCGAGGCCTTCAGACACGGATTTTTTGGATAGTAACGACAactttgatgatttggacGATGACTTCCTTGACATATACAACTTGAGCTGGAGGCAACGTATTGTTCAACATGGGAAACGGCATTTAAGAAATGGCAAGGATAAGTTTAATGCGTTGAGCAGACGAAAGAAGGCTCTTGTGGTGTTTTTAGGGGTCCTTGAAATCATATTAATCTTTATCACAGTAGTTAAAAGGGAAGCGATAATGAAAGGGTTGGTGGATGCCTCTAATGATCTGAGACAGAAATGGTACACACCTCTAGTTCTAATGCTACTTATATTAGCGGTTTCGTTCCCGCCATTGATCGGATACTCATTTTTATCTCTCTCTACAGGTTTGATCTATGGGCTTTCCTTCAAGGGTTGGTTCATTCTTGCCATGTCCACTGTGATTGGATCAGTTCTCTCATTCACAGTATTCCAGAGATTGTTGCATTCCCATGCTGAGAGATTGATCAGAATGAATCCCAAATTAGAAGCTGTATCATCGGTATTACAAGGTAATGACAGCTATTGGATGATTGCTCTTATTAGACTTTGTCCGTTCCcatattctttcattaacGGTGCGATAGCTGGTATTTATGGAATCTCAATCAAGAACTTTGCCATTGCTAACATCATCACCACACCAAAAGCGGTTATTTATCTCTTCGTTGGTGAAAGGCTCAAAAACATGGGAGAAACAGACTCGGGTTCTACAAGGttaatcaatttcatctcTATTCTATTGGCTAATGGATTTTTAATATTAACAACGTGGTTCCTCTATTACAGATTCAAAAAGAGATACTTAGAACTACAATCTGAACAGCAAAACTCTTTTGACATCTTTTAGAAAGAACGGCCCAAACGTGAGTTATATCTTGTATTATTCGCAAACAAAGTTGCAATGCTACGTGTGTAGCGCGGTATATACTTCAATGAACGGTCCCCATTAAtattacatatatataagtgCCTCATTTCGTTGGCTTGAAAACATTTTTGAGCTTCTTTTTCGGTTTCTTCTTAGTCACCTTCGATGTGGATACTGTTAGATTTATAGGTCCATCTCTTATATTGGCTTTtatttcctcttcttcttcttcttcttccttttgaCCCGATTTGACTTCTTCAGCGTTGGCCTTCTCGATTTGTTTCTCCAAGAGCCTTAGCTTAATCTCTTGGTCACTACGTTCGGCTTGTTTCAATGACTctatttgtttcttccGTATCATATTTGGTGAAGACGAGTCGATATAACTTATCATAAACCGTCCTGGGTCTGTATCGCTAGTAAGCTCATCTATTCCATGGATCCGTACTTTCCCCCCCTGGCTTAAATGTTGTATAAATCGCGTCAATGATGTGAATCTCGTAGCGTTCATATGGACATGGTCTTTGTCCTGAATAAACTCATTGTAGAACTTATTAGCTTCCACTTTCTTCTCACCGTGCATAAGCCGTAGCAATCGAAGGAAATCCTTCTCAAACTGAACCGTATACTCTTCAATATCCTTATGAGTCACTTTACTAAGCTTCTGCAAGTGAGATGGCGACTTAGAATGCGATTTGAACCCATTCTCGTCTCGACATTGTTTCTGACATATCTGACAATAGAATCGAAGCTTCTGCAAACctctcatcttcatctgcTTGTTCAAAAACGAAGCACTACCAACATCTCCGGATACCATGGTGTCTGGCTTACGATCTTACTATAGTCTGATATTCCCTAAACACCTCTATGCTTCTAGGATTCTAGAATCTTTGCGTCTTGTatttcatctcatctcatcgcatgGACTGAAGATATGTATCTGCATTTTAAAGCTTTGAGGACTTTACTAACTCCAACCTTTAGACAATttataaaataaaaagatgGATAAGTAACATATATAGTACCCTGATTAAACCTCCAACCTTGTGGTATCTGATTACTGTTGGTACAATTCATAATAGTTTCAACTGATGTTCAAGAACGTTTTCAGCCGTCTTTTAAGACCTCAGGCTAGATTTTACAATACTCCGATTCCAAGAGTCACTTATAAAAGATTCAATGGCCGCACAGGAAACTCATTCACACAGCTGTTATTCGACAAAACCTCGAGGAAATACCTCGCTATAGTGTTTGGTACCGGATCGTTATTCTATTTGACTCATTTAGAAGAGGCTCCTGTTACCGCGAGAACAAGGTTTATCTGGTTGCCAAGGTCACTTGAACTCAAGATTGGCCAATACACTTACAACTCGGTTCTTAGTGAGACTAAGGGGAAAATCCTACCGGAATCGCATCCATTAACGAGGAAAGTGACCAAGATTTTCCACCGGATTGTGGAGGCTGCTGAGCACGATCCAAGTGTGGATCAAAGCctgttgaaagatgttcAATGGAAAATTCATATTGTCAATGATCCAAGAGCACCACCTAATGCATTTGTGCTTCCAGGTGGTAAAGTGTTTGTCTTCAGCAACATCTTACCGATATGTCAGAATGAGGATGGGTTAGCTACGGTCTTATCTCATGAATTTGCTCATCAGCTTGCCAGACACACAGCAGAAAACCTTTCAAAGGCCCCGGCCTACTCTATTCTGGGAGCATTGATATATGCAGTCACCGGATTAGATGGGATCAACAGACTTCTAGTAGATGGGTTGGTCAGAATGCCAGCTTCGAGGGAAATGGAAACTGAGGCTGATTATATTGGATTGATGGTTATGTCTCGTGCATGTTTCCATCCAGAAGAGTCCCTTAAAGTATGGCAACGTATGGCAGCCATGGAGGAACAACAAAAGCGTCGCGGTATGGTGAATGTGGAATT harbors:
- the TVP38 gene encoding Tvp38p (similar to uniprot|P36164 Saccharomyces cerevisiae YKR088C TVP38 Integral membrane protein localized to vesicles along with the v-SNARE Tlg2p green fluorescent protein (GFP)-fusion protein localizes to the cytoplasm in a punctate pattern), whose protein sequence is MADLYEARVSSGGLSRPSDTDFLDSNDNFDDLDDDFLDIYNLSWRQRIVQHGKRHLRNGKDKFNALSRRKKALVVFLGVLEIILIFITVVKREAIMKGLVDASNDLRQKWYTPLVLMLLILAVSFPPLIGYSFLSLSTGLIYGLSFKGWFILAMSTVIGSVLSFTVFQRLLHSHAERLIRMNPKLEAVSSVLQGNDSYWMIALIRLCPFPYSFINGAIAGIYGISIKNFAIANIITTPKAVIYLFVGERLKNMGETDSGSTRLINFISILLANGFLILTTWFLYYRFKKRYLELQSEQQNSFDIF
- the OMA1 gene encoding metalloendopeptidase (highly similar to uniprot|P36163 Saccharomyces cerevisiae YKR087C OMA1 Metalloendopeptidase of the mitochondrial inner membrane involved in turnover of membrane-embedded proteins member of a family of predicted membrane-bound metallopeptidases in prokaryotes and higher eukaryotes); the protein is MFKNVFSRLLRPQARFYNTPIPRVTYKRFNGRTGNSFTQLLFDKTSRKYLAIVFGTGSLFYLTHLEEAPVTARTRFIWLPRSLELKIGQYTYNSVLSETKGKILPESHPLTRKVTKIFHRIVEAAEHDPSVDQSLLKDVQWKIHIVNDPRAPPNAFVLPGGKVFVFSNILPICQNEDGLATVLSHEFAHQLARHTAENLSKAPAYSILGALIYAVTGLDGINRLLVDGLVRMPASREMETEADYIGLMVMSRACFHPEESLKVWQRMAAMEEQQKRRGMVNVEFLSTHPATTRRIENMAKWLPKSQELYSQANCGNFGGFYNSFQDAFGYGNSVSPEPRITVWGI
- the RTS2 gene encoding Rts2p (similar to uniprot|P40962 Saccharomyces cerevisiae YOR077W YORO77W), coding for MVSGDVGSASFLNKQMKMRGLQKLRFYCQICQKQCRDENGFKSHSKSPSHLQKLSKVTHKDIEEYTVQFEKDFLRLLRLMHGEKKVEANKFYNEFIQDKDHVHMNATRFTSLTRFIQHLSQGGKVRIHGIDELTSDTDPGRFMISYIDSSSPNMIRKKQIESLKQAERSDQEIKLRLLEKQIEKANAEEVKSGQKEEEEEEEEIKANIRDGPINLTVSTSKVTKKKPKKKLKNVFKPTK